A single Lolium perenne isolate Kyuss_39 chromosome 6, Kyuss_2.0, whole genome shotgun sequence DNA region contains:
- the LOC127306575 gene encoding uncharacterized protein encodes MGKGGELWDDSALVDAFDHAVATYKAVHGKNKQAAPSEEQEPEDVSAPAAGAAGEEPVSTDAADEKLEKDGSCTALPVDPTVTPQQPCEESKTNEKAPLQETDLDKGTHVSESNACSSDVNDTEKLDSSNQQAWDYNELLRKYYELEVQSREVLEQLHQTNYWNYQAPGQSSAYQQQQVPAYSAAAPDPYSSATQPSCCSLNVPVVSVSYCSTGQQTGNSTGGCSISLTCDQCPGASTTYPTGATFVQLPTKVSTNDDQVDKAATMAAEGAMNFMRSTISGNPGPFPRNGGETSKENNTTMGMHPNFDATGADSDLAVVLNAWYTAGFYTGRYLMQQSMKNPREH; translated from the exons ATGGGGAAGGGCGGCGAGCTGTGGGACGACTCCGCGCTGGTCGACGCCTTCGACCACGCCGTCGCCACCTACAAG GCAGTGCATGGCAAGAACAAGCAGGCAGCTCCATCCGAGGAACAAGAGCCTGAAGATGTATCTGCTCCCGCTGCCGGTGCCGCTGGTGAAGAACCTGTCTCTACCGATGCAGCAGATGA GAAATTAGAGAAAGATGGAAGCTGCACTGCCTTACCTGTTGATCCAACGGTGACGCCACAGCAGCCTTGTGAAGAAAGCAAGACCAATGAGAAAGCACCTCTTCAAGAAACTGATTTGGACAAAGGGACACACGTCTCAGAGTCTAACGCATGCTCCTCAGATGTTAATGATACCGAGAAACTGGATAGCTCAAACCAGCAGGCATGGGACTATAATGAATTGCTCAGGAAATACTATGAACTTGAGGTGCAAAGCCGGGAAGTTCTTGAGCAACTCCATCAGACAAATTACTGGAATTATCAAGCCCCTGGACAATCTTCAGCGTACCAACAGCAGCAAGTTCCTGCCTATAGTGCCGCAGCACCTGATCCATACTCTTCAGCCACTCAACCATCATGCTGCTCTTTGAATGTTCCCGTGGTGTCAGTCTCATATTGTTCAACTGGCCAGCAAACTGGCAATTCCACTGGAGGCTGCAGCATATCGTTGACTT GTGATCAATGCCCTGGAGCAAGCACCACATATCCTACTGGTGCGACCTTCGTGCAGCTCCCGACCAAGGTATCGACTAATGATGATCAAGTTGATAAGGCTGCAACGATGGCTGCTGAAGGTGCCATGAATTTCATGAGAAGTACAATATCTGGAAATCCTGGCCCCTTTCCAA GAAACGGAGGTGAAACTAGCAAGGAGAATAACACAACTATGGGCATGCACCCGAATTTTGACGCCACAGGAGCAGACAGTGATCTTGCTGTTGTATTAAATGCATGGTATACAGCAGGATTTTACACTGGCAG GTACCTCATGCAGCAATCCATGAAAAATCCCCGCGAACATTGA